The DNA window CTCGAGCTCCACGACGCGGACTCCCGCGAGCTCGGCTGCACCGCGACGCGCGTCGTCTCCCAGTCCTACGGCGCGCTGGCCTCGCGGCCCTCCACCGTGGACGTCGAGATGCGGGTGTCCTGGACTCCCGAGCCCCCGGCCGACGCCCCCTCCTCCGATCCCGCGATCGACCTGGCCCCGCACTTCGCGGCCTGGACGGCGATGCTCGCCGCCGCCGGGGGTCTGCCTCCCGCGCCGCCGCGCATCGCCCCGATCGCTCCCACCCACCACGCGAGGGCCCCGCGCCCCGAGGAAGCCGGTGACGCCCGGTGACAGATACCCCCGCCGTCACCGATCTCACGGCGCCGCGCGACGGCCTGGTGCCGGTCATCGATCGGATCCAGCCGCTGCTGGCCTGGTGCGAGCGCGCGGCCTCAGCTCCCGAGGAGGCCGTGGCCGTCGATGCCGAGCGCGCCTCGAGCTACCGCTACAGCTCCCGCGCCTACCTGGTGCAGCTGCGCACCGAGGCCGCCGGGACCGCCCTCATCGATCCGCTCGCCTTCACCCTGCCCGGCACGCTGAAGTCCCTGCTCGCGGAGCGCGAGTGGGTGCTGCACGCCGCCGGTCAGGACCTGCCCAGCCTCGCGGAGCTCGACCTGCGCCCCGGCACGCTGTTCGACACCGAGCTCGCCGCCCGGCTGCTGGGGATGGAGCGGGTGGGTCTCGGCGCGGTCGTCGAGGACACCCTCGGCCTGCACCTGGCCAAGGAGCACTCCGCCGCCGACTGGTCGAAGCGCCCCCTGCCAGAGGGGTGGCTGACCTACGCGGCGCTGGATGTCGAGGTCCTGGTCGAGGTCCGCGACGTGCTGCAGGAGCGGCTGCAGGAGGCCGGCAAGGAGGACTGGGCGCTCCAGGAGTTCGAGCACGAGCGCGCCCGCGAGCACGGCCCCACGAGGTCCTCGAGCTGGCGCGGCCTGCACGGCCTGGGCGCGCTGCGCTCGGTCCGCCAGCTCGCCGCGGCGCGCGAGATGTGGACCCGCCGCGACGAGATCGCCGGGAGCCAGGATCTCTCCCCGCACCGCGTGATCAAGGATCGCGACCTGGTGGCCGCCGCGAAGGAGGCTCCGCGGGGCCGTGAGGCGTTCGACCGGGCCCTCCCGTCGAAGCTCCGTCGGAAGGACGTGTGGTGGCAGGCCGCCCGCACCGGCCTGGATCTGCCGCCCGCGCATCTGCCCGAGCGCAACGAACGCTCCTATCCCCCGCCCCACAAGCTCTGGTCGAAGAAGTACCCCGAGGTCGCCGAGCGGTACCAGCTGGTGCGAGCCGCGGCCGGCCAGCGCGCCGAGGACCTCGAGATGCCGCCGGAGAACCTGCTGCAGCCGGCAGTGCTGCGCGAGTGGGTGTGGGAGCACGAGCAGGTCCCGGCGGAGTCCGAGATCGCCGACCAGCTGACCGCGCTCGGCGCCCGCCCCTGGCAGGTCGAGCAGGCCGCGCCGGTCATCCACCGGGCCCTGACCGAACAGGACTGAGCGGACCCCACCGCACGAGGGCCGAGCACGGGATGTCCGTGCTCGGCCCTCGTGCGGTTCTCGGCCCCGGTGGTCAGTCCCGGCCCGGACGCGCCATGAAGGGGGCGTCGGCCGGGCGCAGCTCGTCGACGCCCTGCCCGCGGTCACGCAGCACCTGCAGGGACAGCAGCGCCGAGACAGTGGTGGCGTTCGTGATCCGGCCCTCGAGCACGGCGGTGACCGCATCGGCGAACGGCACCCAGCGCTCGACCAGCTCGGCCTCCTCGTCGGTGCGCTCGAACTCCGCCTCGTCGACCTGGACCCCGGTGGCGAGGTAGACGCGGATGACCTCGTCGTTGCCACCCGGACTGGGCCGCAGGTCGACGAGCGTCCGCAGCCCCGTGGGCTCGTAGCCGGTCTCCTCGGAGAGCTCGCGGGCGGCGGCGACGTGCGGCGCCTCCCCGTCGAGATCGAGAAGGCCCGCCGGGATCTCCCACAGCGCATGGCCCACGGGATGGCGGTACTGCCGGATCATCAGCACCCGATCGGCGTCGTCGACGGCCAGGACCGCCACGGCACCGGTGTGCCGGACGTACTCGCGGTCGAAGCGGACGCCCTCGGCGAAGTCGACGGTGTCCCGCACCAGATCGAAGATCATGCCCTCGTGGACCTGCGCTCGCTCGACGACGGGTCGGAGGTCCGGCTCGTCCCGCAGCGGCAGAACCGCCTCTGCGGAGGGCACGGTGCCGGTGTGATCATCCGTGCCGGTGTGATCGTCCGTGTTCATGGGATCAGTCCTGGTCCGGTGTCTCGTCGGTGGACGCCGTCGCGGCGTCGAGCACCGAGTCCTCGCGGGGGGCCGGGTCGACCTCCAGCAGGCGGGTCGCCTTCTGCAGCTCGATGGCCGCGCCGATCAGACCGGCGAACAGAGGATGCGCCCGGGTGGGGCGGGACTTCAGCTCCGGGTGGGCCTGGGTGCCGATGTAGTACGGATGCACCTCGGGGTCGAGCTCCACGAACTCCACCAGGGAATGGCCGTCCTCGAGGGTCGAGGTGCCCGAGATGAGCAGACCCGCCTTCTCGAGGCGGTCGCGGTAGGCGTTGGCGACCTCGTAGCGGTGGCGGTGGCGCTCGGCGACCTCGGTGGTGCCGTAGGTGCGGGCCGCGAGCGAGTCCTCCACCAGCGTGTGCTGGTAGGAGCCCAGACGCATCGTGCCGCCCAGGTCTCCCTGGCCGGACAGGATGTCCTCCTGCTCGGCCATGGTGGCCACCACGGGGTGCTCGGTGTCGGGATCGAACTCGGTCGAGTGCGCGGTGGGCAGGCCCAGCTCGTGACGGGCGTACTCGATCACCATCGACTGCATGCCCAGGCACAGCCCGAGCGCGGGCAGGCCGTGGGTGCGGGCATGGTGCAGCGCACCGACCTTGCCGTCCACGCCACGCACACCGAAGCCTCCGGGCACGACGATCCCGTCGACGTCCCTGAGCTGCTCGGCGGCGCCCTCGGGGGTCGCGCAGCGATCGGACTCGATCCAGCGCAGCGACACCTTCGCGCGGTGGTGGAAGCCGCCGGCGCGCAGCGCCTCGGTCACGGAGAGGTATGCATCGGGCAGGTCCACGTACTTGCCCACCAGGGCGACGGTGACCTCGTAGGCGGGATCGTGCACCCGGTGCAGCAGGTCCTCCCACTGCGTCCAGTCCACGTCGTGGCTGAGGAGGTTCAGACGGCGGATGACGTAGGCGTCGAGCCCCTCGCCGTGCAGCACGAGCGGGATCTCATAGATCGAAGGGGCGTCGGCGCAGGTGACGACAGCGTCGAGGTCGACGTCGCACATCGCCGAGATCTTGGCCTTGACCGAGCTGGGCAGCTCGCGGTCCGCGCGCAGCACGATCGCGTCGGGCTGGATGCCGATGGAGCGCAGCGCGGCGACGGAGTGCTGGGTGGGCTTGGTCTTCAGCTCCTGGGAGGGGCCGATGAAGGGCACCAGCGAGACGTGCACGAAGAACACGTTCTCGCGGCCGAGATCCTGGCGCACCTGGCGCGCGGCCTCGATGAACGGCTGGGACTCGATGTCGCCGACGGTCCCGCCGATCTCGGTGATGATGACGTCCGCGCCGGACTCCGCCTGCGAGCGCATCGAGGCCTTGATGGCGTCGGTGATGTGCGGGATGACCTGGACCGTGTCGCCGAGATACTCGCCGCGCCGCTCCTTGGCGATCACCGTGGAGTACACCTGTCCGGTGGTGACGTTGGCGTTGGCGGTGAGGTCCTCGTCGAGGAAGCGCTCGTAGTGGCCGATGTCCAGATCGGTCTCGGCGCCGTCGTCGGTCACGAAGACCTCGCCGTGCTGGAACGGGTTCATGGTGCCCGGGTCCACGTTGAGGTAGGGATCGAGCTTCTGCATCGTCACGGCGAGCCCGCGGCTGCGGAGCAGCATGCCGAGCGAGGAGGCGGTGAGTCCCTTGCCGAGGCTGGAGACCACGCCACCGGTGACGAAGATGTGCTTGGTGACTCCCGGGTTCCGGAAGGGCTTCGCCGTGGTGGCCGCCCCGATCCTGGGAAGGGTGCCGGTGCCTGACTGGGGTGCGTTCGCGCTGGTATCTGCCACGGACTGTCAAGCTACCAGTCACGAGGGCTCGACGCGAGCACCTCCTCGAGCTGGGTGAGCAGATCCTCAGGGGTGGGCAGGTCCTGGGCACGCAGGAGGGACGCGGCCTCGGCCTCCCGGCGTGTCGCGGGATCCCGCATCGAGGAGATCGCGGCGGCGAGCCCCGCGGGGTCGCCGACGGGGACCAGGACGGCCGCGTCCCCGGTGACCCAGCGGGTCCCGCCGGCGTCGGTCGCGACGATCGCACGGCCCGCCCGCAGGGCCTCCTGGAGGGAGACCGGCTGCCCTTCCCAACGGGCGGCCGAGACCACGAGGTCGACCTCCGCGAGCAGGGCGGGGATGTCCTCGCGGCGCCCGAGCAGCTCCACCGGGAGGTGCTCGGCGCGGATCCTCGCGGCGAGGTCCGCGTGCAGCGGGCCGTCCCCGGCGATGCGGAACCGCACGGGGTCGGCGTCGCGGAGCAGGGCGGCGGCATCCAGCAGGTCGTCCAGGCCCTTCTGCGGCGCCAGACGGGCGATGACGAGGATCGCGAGACCCTCGGGATCCCGTTCCGCTTCTCCGGCGGCCGCGAGCCGTGCCGTCGTGGCATCGGCGCTGGGCGGGCCGCTCGCGACAGCCGTGGCCCTCTCCGCTGCGGGAGGAGCCTCGGGGGCGGGGATGAGGGCGTGGCGCACATCGCGGGCCCCTGCCCGGCGCGCGGAGTCGGCGAGGTCTGGCGAGACGGCGAGCACGATGTCGGCGCCGCGGGCGAGGATCCTCAGCAGCGCGGCGCCGACGGCCCGCGTCGGCCGGGATCCGACGGTGCGGTTGTGCAGGGTGACCACCAGGCGGTGGCCCGGGCGTCCCCGCCGCGAGGACGGACCGACGGCGAAGGCGCTGAGAGCGCCGGCGCGCAGCCCGTGGGCATGGAGCGTGGTCGCGTCGGTGGACCGCCGGAGCACCTCACGGAGGGCGCGCACCGTGCGCAGGTCCACCGCGGGGCGGGGGCGCTCGCGGATCCTCACCGGTGCCTCGCCGACGGCATGCCCCGCCGCTCGGAGCAGGGCCAGCTCCTGGTCGACGTGCGCGGCGAGGCCGCCGCTCGCCGCCGGTCGCACCAGCAGGATCCTCATGACCTGTCGCTCGGCGATCCGTGTCGGCCCGCGCGGAGGCGCTGCACGACCCGACGGGTCGCCTCCGGGTCCGCGGCGGCCATCACCGTGCCTGCCAGGACCGCGGCGACCAGCCCGCTGAGGATGCCGACCAGCACGGTCATCACCTCCCCGGTCTCCGTGGTCACCAGCTGCCGGCCGAGCAGCAGGCCCGGCACGCCGCCGCCGAGGACGGCGAGGGGCACCACGATCGCGGTGCGGCGCACCTGGGCGAGATGGCCGCCGTGCTCGAGCACGTCGGCGATCCGCGCCAGTCCCATCAGACCCGAGAGCGCCATGCCGCACGCCACCGACAACCCGAAGACGGTCGCGGCCTCCGCGGCGGAGCGCTGCGGGCTGGGCAGGACCAGCGCGAGCATCACGGCCCCCGCGATCAGCCACCCGATGGAGCCGACCAGGAGGGCGTCGCGGGCCCGCAGCGCGGCGGAGAGGATCCGGGTGCACTGGGTCGCGACGGCGAAGCCCACCAGTCCCAGGGCGAGGCCGCCGGTGGTCGCGCCGACGCCCGCCGCCCCGGCGCGGTCGATCAGGCGGAAGAACTGCTCGAGCGCGGGACCGGCGGCCAGCAGCATCGCGGCGCCGACCACCGAGACCGCCATCACCGTGCGGATCGAGGCCGCGGCGACCTTCGCGAAGCCGGCCCGGTCGCCGACCAGCCGCAGCTCCGAGAGGTGCGGGAAGACGGAGGTCACCAGCGGCACCACGAGAACCGCATAGGGCAGCAGGTACAGGGCCTGCCCGTACTGGAACACCGGGAGGGTGCCGACCCCGCCGGCCCGCATCGCCAGCAGCAGCACCAGGGCGAGGACCAGCTGCTGGGCGCCGACGGCGCCGAGGCCCGCCCCGCCCAGGGCGAGGGCGCGACGTCCGAAGCCGGGCGGCATCCTCAGGGACGGCCGCAGGCGGAGGCCCGAGCGCAGGGCCACCACGACGACGGGGACCGCCATGGTGGCGACCCCGGCGGTGGTCCCCCATCCGAGCCACCAGATCGCCCCCTGCCCGATCGTCGTCGAGGTCGCGACCGCCGGCACCAGATGGGCGTAGACGCGATAGGAGACCATCACCGTCACCGAGGACAGCAGCGGCATCATCGCGGGCCAGAAGAAGTGCTTGCGGGCCTGGAGGTAGGCCCCGAGGACCACGGAGATCCCGTACAGCGGGAGCTGCACGGCGAAGATCCTCAGCAGTGTCGTCCCCAGGGCCACCCCGGCCTCCCCCGGGGCCTCCGCCGCCAGCAGGAGCTGGGCGAGCGGGCCGGCGAGCAGGATCACGACCAGGGCCAGGGCACCGGTGCCCAGGAGCGTCCAGGTCAGCAGGGTGGAGACGATGCGGTCGGTGAGAGCGGCGCCGTCCGCGGGAGGGGTGTCCGCTGCGGCAGAGCTCTCGGCGGTCCCGGTGCGCGCGCCCGCCCGCTCCGGTCCGCGAGAAGGGTCGACGGCGGCCGACGGGGCGGCGCCCGCCGGTCGCGGCGTGTCATCGGCGACAGGTCGCGCCGTCCGCTCCGCGGCGAGCTGATCCGCGGACCCTCCCTCCGGGACGAGCCCCGCGATGAGCGGGACCACGACGGCGGCGAGCACGCCACCGGCGGCGACCTCGAACAGGACGTTGGGCAGCAGGTTCGCGGTCGCGTAGGCGGTGCCCACGTCCCCCGCGCCGACGCTCGCCCCGAAGACGAGGTAGCGGAGGAACCCGAGGATGCGGGCGAAGACGGTGACCACGAGGATCACACCGGCGCCGCGCAGCACGGAGCGGGTGATGCCGCCGCGTCGGCCCGGGGCGCTCACGCTCATCGAGGCGCCTCCTCATCCGAGGCGTCCGCCGACGGCGGGGCAGGGACCGGAAGCCGTCCCAGACGGTCCAGAGTCCGCAGCGGCGCGGTGCGATCGATGACGGCGCTGAAGCTGACCCGCTCGCTCGCCAGGGTGAGCGCGACGACGACGCCCAGCAGCGACAGCCGGGCCGGCGCGGGCAGGCTCCGGGTCATGGCGCTCCCGAGGGCGGCTCCGAGGACGTTCGCGCCGGCGTCGCCCAGCATCCCGAGCTCCCGCAGGTCCGCGGGAAGCGCGAGCGCTCCGGGCACGGCGGCGGCGAGCGCGAGACGGCGGCCGCTCATGGCCCGCGCGCCCTCCGCAGGGAGCAGGGACAGCAGCAGCGCCCCCGGCAGGACGGCCTTCAGGGCCCGGCCGGGACGCAGATCCAGGAGGTTGGCGAGGTTCGCGCAGCCTGCGACCAGGGCGGCATCGGCCGCGGCCATCGCCCCGCCGCGGGGCGCCGGCGCCATGAGGATCCCGCCGAGCGCGACCAGCGGGATGCCGAGGGCCTTGGCGGCACCGGTGGTCAGGTGTCCGGAGCGCAGCGCGCCGAGATGGCCGCGCAGCCCCTTGGAGACGGGCCGGCCCGCACGGCGCAGCCGCGGCTCGAGCAGGTCGTCGGCGAGGCCGAGCGCCCCGATGCCCGCCAGGACGCCGCCGTCGGCCCGTCGGCCGGCGAGGCCCGCCAGGGCGGAGACGCCCACGACGACCAGAGTCCCCTCGGCGAGGCTCAACTCGCGCCCGGCGAAGTTGGTGCGTCGCAGCTCATCGCGCAGGGCGCCGATCATCCCTCTCCCCCGCCGTCGGACGAAGCCGGCGGGGCGTCGCCGCCCTGGTCCGTCGCCTCTCCCTGGATCCCCTGCGTCTCCGGCAGGTTCGGCAGACGTTCCTCGGCGTCGCTGGTCGTGCCGTAGGAGCCGGTGCCGCCGCGGGTCTGCTCGACGAGCGCGAGCACCGACAGCAGCGGTCCGTCGGGCTCCTGCAGACGGTCGGTGGTGGAGAGGGCGTCGAAGGCCCGGTCCCCGCGCACCGTGCGGAGGATCCCGGTGGACGCATCGTTGCCGGGAGTCGTGGCGGAGACGACGGCGGGCAGTCCGGTCTGCCCGAGCACGGTCAGCAGATGCGTCTGGGAGGCGAGCAGCGCCTGGGCGCGCTCGGCGGCGACGGTCTCGTCCTCGTTCTCGTCGGTGAGCGCCGCCGGATCGGCCCCGGCGTAGATCACGGCGTCGGCGCGGCCGGGAGGCGTGCCGTCGACGACCACCATCTGGTGGTCGAGGAGCACCTGCCACAGCTGGGTGCGCAGCTCGGCGGGGAGATCGTCCCCGCCCCGCAGCAGCGCAGGGATCAGCCCCGAGAGCTGCGCGGAGTCGGTCAGCTCCGCATCCGGGTCGTCGGTGAGCACCGCCGGGGCGATGCTCCGGATCTCCTCGACGGTCGCCGCACGCTCCTGCCCGGCGTCGGGCTCCCACATCGCGGGCTGGAGGCTGATCTTCATCGGCGAGGCGACCCCGGCATCGTTCAGGAGCGACTCCATCCGCTCGACGACCGGACCGGTGGAGCTGTCGTCGGTGATCACCGCGACCTGCTTCCCGGAGAGGGTGCCCCGGACGAGCTCCGGGCCGATCTCCGAGACGAAGGTCGCCAGTTGATCGTTCTTGGTGGTGAGCTCCTCGGACTCGGAGCGCAGGCGCTCCTGCTCGGTGCGCAGCTGCTCGACCTGTCCGGCGAGCTGGTCGCCGAGGTTCTCGCGCAGCGGACCGGCGCCGAGGACGATGCCCACGGCCAGCGCCAGGAACACGGAGATCAGCGAGACGAGGTGATAGCGGAAGTCGATCACGGGGTCGGGTTCCTCCTACGCCCCGGTGGCCCGGGGAGAGAACAGCATGGTGAACCAGGACAGGATCCCGTCCAGGCGGGCGCCGAGGATCTGCACCAGCGCCTGCCCGCCGGGAGTCGCCCAGAGGGCGACGGCGAGCGCGGCGAGACCCGCCAGTGCGAGCAGCACCAGCTGGAAGGTCGAGATCCTCTGACGGTACAGGCGGGAGACGCCCTTGGCGTCGACGAGCTTGGAGCCGATCCTCAGCCGGGTGAGGAAGGTGGAGCTCATGCCGGCGCGGCCCTTGTCGAGGAACTCCTCGAGGGTGCCGTGGGTTCCGACGGCGACGATCACCGAGGCGCCCTTCTCGTCGGCGAGCAGCATGGCGATGTCCTCGCTGGTGCCGGAGGCGGGGAAGGAGATCGCGTCCTCGTCCAGCCCCAGCTCGGCCAGGCGCTCCATGCCCGGGGCGCGGCCGTCGCGATAGGCGTGCACCACGAGCTCGGAGCCGCCGCGCAGGGCGCGGTCGGAGACGGAGTCCATGTCTCCGATGATCATGTCGGGGTGGAAGCCCGCCTCGATCACCGCGTCCGCCCCGCCGTCGACGCCGATGATGATCGGACGGTTCTCACGCAGGAAGGGCTTC is part of the Brachybacterium ginsengisoli genome and encodes:
- a CDS encoding ribonuclease D; translated protein: MTDTPAVTDLTAPRDGLVPVIDRIQPLLAWCERAASAPEEAVAVDAERASSYRYSSRAYLVQLRTEAAGTALIDPLAFTLPGTLKSLLAEREWVLHAAGQDLPSLAELDLRPGTLFDTELAARLLGMERVGLGAVVEDTLGLHLAKEHSAADWSKRPLPEGWLTYAALDVEVLVEVRDVLQERLQEAGKEDWALQEFEHERAREHGPTRSSSWRGLHGLGALRSVRQLAAAREMWTRRDEIAGSQDLSPHRVIKDRDLVAAAKEAPRGREAFDRALPSKLRRKDVWWQAARTGLDLPPAHLPERNERSYPPPHKLWSKKYPEVAERYQLVRAAAGQRAEDLEMPPENLLQPAVLREWVWEHEQVPAESEIADQLTALGARPWQVEQAAPVIHRALTEQD
- a CDS encoding NUDIX domain-containing protein, giving the protein MNTDDHTGTDDHTGTVPSAEAVLPLRDEPDLRPVVERAQVHEGMIFDLVRDTVDFAEGVRFDREYVRHTGAVAVLAVDDADRVLMIRQYRHPVGHALWEIPAGLLDLDGEAPHVAAARELSEETGYEPTGLRTLVDLRPSPGGNDEVIRVYLATGVQVDEAEFERTDEEAELVERWVPFADAVTAVLEGRITNATTVSALLSLQVLRDRGQGVDELRPADAPFMARPGRD
- a CDS encoding CTP synthase, encoding MADTSANAPQSGTGTLPRIGAATTAKPFRNPGVTKHIFVTGGVVSSLGKGLTASSLGMLLRSRGLAVTMQKLDPYLNVDPGTMNPFQHGEVFVTDDGAETDLDIGHYERFLDEDLTANANVTTGQVYSTVIAKERRGEYLGDTVQVIPHITDAIKASMRSQAESGADVIITEIGGTVGDIESQPFIEAARQVRQDLGRENVFFVHVSLVPFIGPSQELKTKPTQHSVAALRSIGIQPDAIVLRADRELPSSVKAKISAMCDVDLDAVVTCADAPSIYEIPLVLHGEGLDAYVIRRLNLLSHDVDWTQWEDLLHRVHDPAYEVTVALVGKYVDLPDAYLSVTEALRAGGFHHRAKVSLRWIESDRCATPEGAAEQLRDVDGIVVPGGFGVRGVDGKVGALHHARTHGLPALGLCLGMQSMVIEYARHELGLPTAHSTEFDPDTEHPVVATMAEQEDILSGQGDLGGTMRLGSYQHTLVEDSLAARTYGTTEVAERHRHRYEVANAYRDRLEKAGLLISGTSTLEDGHSLVEFVELDPEVHPYYIGTQAHPELKSRPTRAHPLFAGLIGAAIELQKATRLLEVDPAPREDSVLDAATASTDETPDQD
- a CDS encoding glycosyltransferase, translating into MRILLVRPAASGGLAAHVDQELALLRAAGHAVGEAPVRIRERPRPAVDLRTVRALREVLRRSTDATTLHAHGLRAGALSAFAVGPSSRRGRPGHRLVVTLHNRTVGSRPTRAVGAALLRILARGADIVLAVSPDLADSARRAGARDVRHALIPAPEAPPAAERATAVASGPPSADATTARLAAAGEAERDPEGLAILVIARLAPQKGLDDLLDAAALLRDADPVRFRIAGDGPLHADLAARIRAEHLPVELLGRREDIPALLAEVDLVVSAARWEGQPVSLQEALRAGRAIVATDAGGTRWVTGDAAVLVPVGDPAGLAAAISSMRDPATRREAEAASLLRAQDLPTPEDLLTQLEEVLASSPRDW
- a CDS encoding lipid II flippase MurJ; the protein is MSVSAPGRRGGITRSVLRGAGVILVVTVFARILGFLRYLVFGASVGAGDVGTAYATANLLPNVLFEVAAGGVLAAVVVPLIAGLVPEGGSADQLAAERTARPVADDTPRPAGAAPSAAVDPSRGPERAGARTGTAESSAAADTPPADGAALTDRIVSTLLTWTLLGTGALALVVILLAGPLAQLLLAAEAPGEAGVALGTTLLRIFAVQLPLYGISVVLGAYLQARKHFFWPAMMPLLSSVTVMVSYRVYAHLVPAVATSTTIGQGAIWWLGWGTTAGVATMAVPVVVVALRSGLRLRPSLRMPPGFGRRALALGGAGLGAVGAQQLVLALVLLLAMRAGGVGTLPVFQYGQALYLLPYAVLVVPLVTSVFPHLSELRLVGDRAGFAKVAAASIRTVMAVSVVGAAMLLAAGPALEQFFRLIDRAGAAGVGATTGGLALGLVGFAVATQCTRILSAALRARDALLVGSIGWLIAGAVMLALVLPSPQRSAAEAATVFGLSVACGMALSGLMGLARIADVLEHGGHLAQVRRTAIVVPLAVLGGGVPGLLLGRQLVTTETGEVMTVLVGILSGLVAAVLAGTVMAAADPEATRRVVQRLRAGRHGSPSDRS
- a CDS encoding copper transporter; translated protein: MIDFRYHLVSLISVFLALAVGIVLGAGPLRENLGDQLAGQVEQLRTEQERLRSESEELTTKNDQLATFVSEIGPELVRGTLSGKQVAVITDDSSTGPVVERMESLLNDAGVASPMKISLQPAMWEPDAGQERAATVEEIRSIAPAVLTDDPDAELTDSAQLSGLIPALLRGGDDLPAELRTQLWQVLLDHQMVVVDGTPPGRADAVIYAGADPAALTDENEDETVAAERAQALLASQTHLLTVLGQTGLPAVVSATTPGNDASTGILRTVRGDRAFDALSTTDRLQEPDGPLLSVLALVEQTRGGTGSYGTTSDAEERLPNLPETQGIQGEATDQGGDAPPASSDGGGEG
- the steA gene encoding putative cytokinetic ring protein SteA, which gives rise to MSPDIALEGTARLGKRTKDLTKRLQPGDIAIIDHEDIDRVAAEALLEREPAAVLNVSASTSGRYPNAGPRILIDAGIVLIDALGASVFEDVRDGQSITVRGGEVLLDGEVIASGIRQDDATVTASLEIAREGLSEQLELFAENTMEYMLRERDLLLDGIGAPDVRTRMDGRSVLIVVRGYHYKEDLATLKPFLRENRPIIIGVDGGADAVIEAGFHPDMIIGDMDSVSDRALRGGSELVVHAYRDGRAPGMERLAELGLDEDAISFPASGTSEDIAMLLADEKGASVIVAVGTHGTLEEFLDKGRAGMSSTFLTRLRIGSKLVDAKGVSRLYRQRISTFQLVLLALAGLAALAVALWATPGGQALVQILGARLDGILSWFTMLFSPRATGA